In a single window of the Nodularia spumigena CCY9414 genome:
- a CDS encoding helix-turn-helix domain-containing protein, which produces MSHSLSQSETLENYNIQNFQEGKFLTSFQKKALQKSLQGDLQPEYRRRIEIMLLADVGKSQSQICEIIGCSQEMARYWIGLAEAGLAHKWNERPIGRPKIVNDQYLDRLKELVSHSPRDYGYAFTYWTAQWLSKHLANEFNIQISDRHINRLLKQMGLSTKKKSSSPPETEQTKDAGITICDLQSHSEPNLHWSLNLIPTNK; this is translated from the coding sequence ATGTCACACTCTCTTAGCCAAAGCGAAACCTTGGAAAATTACAACATCCAAAATTTTCAAGAAGGTAAGTTTTTAACATCTTTCCAAAAAAAGGCTTTGCAGAAAAGCTTACAAGGTGATTTACAGCCAGAATATCGGCGACGCATTGAAATTATGTTGTTAGCTGATGTGGGTAAATCTCAAAGTCAAATCTGTGAAATTATCGGGTGTTCTCAGGAAATGGCTCGCTATTGGATTGGTTTAGCTGAAGCGGGTTTAGCACACAAATGGAATGAGCGCCCCATCGGTAGACCGAAGATTGTGAATGATCAATATCTGGATAGACTTAAAGAATTGGTTAGCCATAGCCCTCGTGATTATGGTTATGCGTTTACTTATTGGACTGCTCAATGGTTGAGCAAACATTTAGCTAACGAATTTAATATCCAAATTAGCGATCGCCACATTAATCGTCTACTTAAACAAATGGGACTGTCAACCAAAAAGAAAAGTTCCAGCCCTCCAGAAACTGAGCAAACCAAGGATGCTGGGATTACAATTTGCGATTTGCAATCTCACTCCGAGCCTAATTTGCATTGGTCATTAAATCTGATTCCGACCAATAAATAA
- a CDS encoding HetP family heterocyst commitment protein, with protein sequence MNQDIPGISSNFNQAMNPQQFEQIVEAILAGKYSWACVLMLRIVGYNPLHYIPYRTYNRLLKENTQASRAQQQHHQNMKAGKPSISNRCNTNASASCLNKIKDLAYLEVVGKQTSKIRGGG encoded by the coding sequence ATGAATCAAGATATTCCTGGAATTAGTAGCAACTTTAATCAAGCAATGAATCCTCAACAATTCGAGCAAATAGTAGAAGCGATTCTTGCCGGTAAGTATTCCTGGGCGTGTGTTTTAATGCTACGCATAGTTGGTTACAATCCTTTACATTACATTCCTTATCGCACTTACAATCGATTACTCAAAGAAAATACCCAAGCTAGCAGAGCGCAGCAACAGCATCATCAAAATATGAAAGCTGGTAAACCATCGATAAGTAACAGGTGTAATACTAATGCTTCAGCCAGTTGTTTAAATAAAATTAAAGACCTTGCTTATCTTGAGGTGGTAGGAAAGCAAACAAGCAAAATTCGTGGTGGCGGTTGA
- a CDS encoding GH116 family glycosyl hydrolase, with protein MTKPHSTVIPSCTWSRPIGLGWDKPYTVRYASNIDDGPWHGMPLGGFGAGCIGRSSRGDFNLWHIDGGEHTFQNIPACQFSVFESDGTSAQAYALATEAPENGSLSAWKWYPASTATQSTGTYHALYPRSWFVYENVLQAQLTCEQFSPIWAENYQESSYPVAVFNWKAHNPTNAPITLSIMLTWQNMVGWFTNALKSPEVRIRDDGSPVYEYQPRLGDSQDNYNCITENTENFSCFCSRVVDDDSVAEGDGSWCIATIKHPQFKVFYNTCWNPAGTGADVWETFAADGSLTNYQDATPALENTQIGVAIALRFTLQPGETLAIPFVLSWDFPVTEFAAGINYYRRYTDFFGRGGDHAWAIASTALTQYQTWYKNIENWQQPIIDREDLPDWFKMALFNELYDLTSGGTLWSAASELDPIGQFAVLECLDYRWYESLDVRLYGSFGLLHLFPELEKSVIRAFARAIPHSDNHQRVIGYYYTIGADTTTAVRKVAGATPHDLGAPNEHVWEKTNYTCYQDCNLWKDLGSDFVLQVYRDFLLTGADDVQFLADCWAGIVQTLDYLKSFDLDGDGIPENSGAPDQTFDDWRLQGVSAYCGGLWLAALEAAIAISDILLTNHRGAEDTEELGQRYRVWLAQSRTIYQEKLWNGQYFRLDSESGSDVVMADQLCGQFYARLLGLPDIVPSDRALSALQTVYHACFVKFCNGEFGAANGVRPDGSAENPNATHPLEVWTGINFGLAAFLVQMGMQDEALKLTGAVVQQIYHNGLQFRTPEAITASGTFRASTYLRAMAIWAIYLVIDAKKHILHSDTNTV; from the coding sequence ATGACAAAACCGCACTCCACCGTAATTCCCTCTTGCACTTGGAGCCGTCCCATCGGTTTAGGCTGGGACAAGCCCTACACTGTTCGCTACGCTAGTAATATTGATGATGGCCCTTGGCACGGTATGCCTTTAGGTGGCTTTGGTGCGGGTTGTATCGGTCGTTCTTCACGAGGAGACTTTAATCTGTGGCACATTGACGGCGGTGAACATACGTTTCAAAATATCCCCGCTTGTCAATTTAGTGTATTTGAATCTGATGGGACATCGGCTCAAGCTTATGCTTTGGCTACAGAAGCGCCAGAAAATGGTAGTCTCTCAGCTTGGAAATGGTATCCAGCATCTACAGCTACACAGTCAACAGGAACTTATCACGCCTTATATCCTCGTAGCTGGTTTGTCTACGAAAATGTCTTGCAAGCACAGTTAACCTGTGAGCAGTTTTCCCCAATTTGGGCAGAAAATTATCAAGAATCTAGCTATCCGGTGGCGGTGTTTAACTGGAAGGCTCATAACCCCACAAATGCACCGATTACGCTGAGTATTATGCTGACTTGGCAAAATATGGTGGGCTGGTTTACTAATGCGCTCAAGTCTCCAGAAGTGCGGATACGGGATGATGGTAGTCCGGTTTATGAATATCAGCCACGTTTAGGCGATAGTCAAGATAATTATAATTGTATCACAGAAAATACAGAAAACTTTAGTTGTTTTTGTAGCCGAGTTGTTGATGATGACTCAGTAGCAGAAGGCGATGGTAGTTGGTGTATTGCGACTATCAAACATCCCCAGTTTAAAGTATTTTATAATACTTGCTGGAATCCTGCTGGTACTGGGGCAGATGTGTGGGAAACCTTTGCTGCTGATGGTTCTTTAACTAATTATCAAGATGCTACTCCCGCGTTAGAAAATACACAAATCGGGGTAGCGATCGCCCTGCGTTTCACTCTCCAACCAGGGGAAACTTTAGCCATTCCTTTTGTCCTGTCTTGGGATTTTCCGGTAACAGAATTTGCAGCCGGAATTAATTATTACCGCAGATATACTGACTTTTTTGGGCGTGGTGGTGATCATGCTTGGGCGATCGCCTCTACAGCCCTGACTCAATATCAAACTTGGTATAAAAATATAGAAAATTGGCAACAGCCGATTATTGACAGAGAAGATTTACCCGACTGGTTTAAAATGGCTTTATTTAATGAGCTATATGACCTCACAAGCGGTGGAACTCTCTGGAGTGCAGCCTCAGAACTTGACCCCATTGGGCAATTTGCCGTCCTGGAATGCTTAGATTATCGTTGGTACGAAAGTCTCGATGTGCGGTTATATGGTTCTTTTGGGCTACTGCACTTGTTCCCGGAACTGGAAAAATCAGTAATTCGCGCCTTTGCCAGAGCAATTCCCCATAGTGATAATCACCAGCGTGTCATAGGCTATTATTATACCATCGGGGCGGATACCACAACCGCAGTTCGTAAAGTTGCAGGTGCAACACCCCACGATTTAGGCGCACCGAATGAACACGTTTGGGAAAAAACAAATTATACCTGCTATCAAGATTGCAATTTGTGGAAGGATTTGGGTAGTGATTTTGTCTTGCAGGTATACCGAGATTTTCTGCTAACTGGTGCTGATGATGTCCAGTTTTTGGCAGATTGTTGGGCGGGAATTGTGCAAACTCTCGACTATCTGAAAAGCTTTGATTTAGACGGTGATGGGATTCCTGAGAATTCTGGCGCACCTGACCAAACTTTTGATGATTGGCGGTTACAGGGGGTGAGTGCTTATTGTGGCGGGTTGTGGTTAGCGGCTTTAGAAGCTGCGATCGCAATTAGTGATATTTTATTAACGAACCACAGAGGCGCAGAGGACACAGAGGAGTTAGGACAGAGGTATCGGGTTTGGTTGGCGCAGTCGCGTACTATTTATCAAGAAAAGCTCTGGAATGGTCAGTATTTCCGCTTGGATAGTGAGAGTGGTTCTGATGTGGTGATGGCGGATCAATTGTGTGGACAATTCTATGCGCGTTTATTGGGATTGCCTGATATTGTACCAAGCGATCGCGCTTTATCTGCTTTACAAACTGTTTATCATGCTTGCTTTGTTAAGTTTTGTAACGGTGAGTTTGGCGCGGCTAACGGTGTGCGTCCTGATGGTTCAGCAGAAAACCCCAATGCTACCCATCCTCTGGAAGTCTGGACAGGGATTAATTTTGGATTGGCGGCTTTTCTTGTACAAATGGGAATGCAGGATGAAGCATTGAAGTTAACAGGCGCTGTAGTCCAGCAAATTTATCACAATGGCTTACAATTCCGCACACCGGAAGCTATCACCGCATCTGGGACTTTCCGTGCTAGTACTTATCTACGGGCGATGGCTATTTGGGCAATTTATCTGGTTATCGATGCTAAAAAGCACATCCTACATAGTGACACTAATACAGTCTGA
- the rpiA gene encoding ribose-5-phosphate isomerase RpiA, with product MSATADPVKLMKQEVGKAAAALVKSGSIVGLGTGSTTAYTIQFLGDRIKSGELKDIVGIPTSFQSEVLAKEYGVPLTTLDAVDHIDIAIDGADEVDPQKNLIKGGGAAHTREKVVDYLAEQFIVVVDSGKLVERLGSTFAVPVEVIPMAITPVTNAIKKLGGKPELRMGVRKAGPVITDQGNFVLDVRFDSIDDPVNLEKTLNNIPGVLENGIFVNCVDVVLVGEVIDGQPLVRQL from the coding sequence ATGAGCGCAACAGCAGACCCAGTAAAGTTAATGAAGCAAGAAGTTGGCAAGGCGGCGGCGGCTCTGGTAAAATCAGGGTCGATTGTCGGTTTGGGTACAGGGTCAACTACAGCTTATACAATTCAGTTTTTAGGCGATCGCATCAAATCCGGTGAACTTAAAGATATAGTGGGTATTCCTACCTCTTTTCAATCAGAAGTGCTGGCGAAAGAATACGGCGTACCTCTGACCACCTTAGATGCTGTTGACCACATTGATATTGCCATTGATGGGGCTGATGAAGTTGACCCCCAGAAGAATTTAATCAAAGGCGGTGGTGCGGCACATACCCGCGAAAAAGTAGTAGATTACTTAGCAGAGCAATTTATCGTCGTGGTTGATAGTGGTAAATTAGTCGAGCGCTTGGGTTCTACTTTTGCCGTACCTGTAGAAGTGATACCTATGGCCATTACCCCTGTTACCAACGCCATTAAAAAACTCGGCGGTAAACCAGAACTCCGCATGGGTGTGAGAAAAGCCGGTCCAGTAATTACCGACCAAGGTAACTTTGTATTAGATGTCAGATTTGACTCTATTGATGACCCTGTTAACCTAGAGAAAACACTGAATAATATTCCTGGTGTTTTAGAAAACGGCATCTTCGTCAATTGTGTAGATGTAGTTCTAGTAGGCGAAGTTATAGACGGTCAGCCCTTAGTACGTCAACTGTAA
- a CDS encoding S-layer homology domain-containing protein: MRKLLSTLSLVLLLQNLPLSVAKALEPSEKLHSEEIQQVITAKLMTNSPDGNFYPERMISRAELAAILVKAFNLEQREAVKQQESKTVPDVPRSHWAFNDIQTVLKTDIMKGYRGNLFFPNQRVTRAEGMAIFAQAYGVFQFGDSTVNEILEPHPDAVSIPVWARRAIATVVAEGFINTDAQNNISPLRPMTRGDMAYLLSQYLQRQQPQPEMPLVGSGEKKQGSVGSGP; this comes from the coding sequence ATGCGAAAGTTGCTAAGTACTCTTTCCTTAGTATTACTACTGCAAAACTTGCCATTAAGTGTTGCTAAAGCGCTAGAACCAAGTGAAAAATTGCATTCTGAAGAAATTCAACAGGTAATTACAGCTAAGTTAATGACGAATTCACCTGATGGAAACTTTTATCCAGAAAGGATGATTAGTCGTGCAGAATTAGCTGCCATTTTGGTGAAAGCATTTAACCTAGAGCAACGCGAAGCTGTTAAACAACAAGAGTCGAAAACCGTGCCAGATGTTCCCCGTTCCCATTGGGCATTTAATGATATTCAGACAGTTCTTAAAACTGACATTATGAAAGGATATCGAGGCAATTTATTCTTTCCTAATCAAAGAGTAACAAGGGCAGAAGGTATGGCGATTTTTGCCCAAGCTTATGGTGTATTTCAATTTGGTGATAGTACCGTAAATGAAATACTTGAGCCGCATCCAGATGCAGTATCAATTCCAGTATGGGCCAGAAGAGCGATCGCCACAGTAGTTGCTGAAGGATTTATTAACACAGATGCCCAAAATAACATTTCCCCATTACGCCCCATGACCCGTGGAGACATGGCTTATTTATTGAGTCAATATTTACAAAGACAGCAGCCACAACCAGAAATGCCATTAGTGGGGAGTGGGGAGAAGAAGCAGGGGAGTGTGGGGAGTGGTCCGTAA
- the dxs gene encoding 1-deoxy-D-xylulose-5-phosphate synthase, which produces MHLSEITHPNQLHGLSIPQLQQIAHQIRQKHLQTVATSGGHLGPGLGVVELTIGLYQTLDLDRDKVIWDVGHQAYPHKLLTGRYNDFHTLRQKAGVAGYLKRCESKFDHFGAGHASTSISAALGMALAGELKGEKFKSVAVIGDGALTGGMALEAINHAGHLPKTKLLVVLNDNEMSISPNVGAIPRYLNKMRLSAPVQFIKDNFQEQFKQIPFVGESLSPELGRIKEGMKRLAVPKVGAVFEELGFTYMGPVDGHNLEELIATFNQAHEMTGPVLVHVITVKGKGYEIAELDKVGYHAQSPFNLTTGKAVPSTKPKPPAYAKVFSHTLVKLAEQNPKIVGITAAMATGTGLDKLQTKLPNQYIDVGIAEQHAITLAAAMASEGMRPVAAIYSTFLQRAYDQIVHDVCIQNLPVFFCLDRAGIVGADGPTHQGMYDIAYLRCIPNLVMMAPKDEAELQRMVVTGVNHTSGPIAMRYPRGNGYGVPLMEEGWEPLEIGKAEILRNGDDVLLIGYGTMVYPSMQVAEILSEHGIEATVINARFVKPLDTELILPLAKQIGRVVTLEEGCVMGGFGSAVAEALLDADVVVPVKRIGVPDILVDHATPDESKAELGLTSRQIAERVMAAFFAKQASPVV; this is translated from the coding sequence ATGCATCTGAGTGAAATCACACATCCTAACCAGTTGCATGGTTTGTCGATCCCACAATTGCAACAAATCGCCCATCAGATTCGACAAAAGCACCTACAAACCGTAGCCACAAGTGGGGGACATCTCGGCCCTGGGTTGGGAGTTGTAGAGTTAACAATAGGACTTTACCAGACACTGGATTTGGATCGGGATAAAGTCATTTGGGATGTGGGACATCAAGCTTATCCCCACAAACTGCTGACAGGACGCTACAACGACTTTCATACCCTCAGACAAAAAGCCGGCGTTGCTGGTTATCTCAAACGGTGTGAAAGCAAATTCGATCACTTTGGTGCTGGACACGCTTCAACCAGTATTTCCGCAGCATTGGGTATGGCTTTAGCGGGAGAGTTGAAAGGAGAAAAATTTAAATCAGTAGCCGTAATTGGTGATGGTGCTTTAACTGGTGGTATGGCTTTAGAAGCCATCAACCATGCGGGACACTTACCTAAAACAAAACTGCTGGTGGTTCTCAACGACAACGAGATGTCCATCTCTCCCAACGTCGGCGCAATTCCTCGCTACCTTAATAAAATGCGCCTCAGCGCACCCGTGCAGTTTATCAAAGATAATTTTCAAGAACAGTTTAAGCAAATTCCCTTTGTTGGCGAATCTTTGTCTCCCGAACTGGGACGCATCAAAGAAGGAATGAAACGTTTAGCAGTTCCCAAAGTTGGTGCAGTCTTTGAAGAACTAGGCTTTACTTATATGGGGCCAGTAGATGGGCATAATTTAGAAGAATTAATTGCCACATTCAACCAAGCACATGAGATGACAGGGCCAGTTTTAGTCCATGTGATTACAGTTAAAGGTAAAGGCTACGAAATCGCCGAACTCGACAAAGTAGGCTACCATGCCCAAAGCCCATTTAACTTAACCACAGGTAAAGCGGTTCCCTCAACGAAGCCCAAACCCCCCGCTTACGCCAAAGTTTTTTCCCACACTTTAGTCAAATTGGCGGAACAAAACCCCAAAATTGTGGGCATTACCGCCGCAATGGCTACGGGAACAGGTTTAGATAAACTCCAAACTAAACTACCCAATCAATATATTGATGTTGGTATTGCGGAACAACACGCTATCACCTTAGCTGCGGCGATGGCTAGTGAAGGAATGCGTCCTGTAGCGGCTATTTACTCCACCTTCCTTCAACGGGCTTACGACCAGATAGTTCATGATGTTTGTATTCAAAACCTACCTGTGTTCTTCTGTTTAGACAGGGCGGGAATTGTTGGTGCTGATGGTCCCACACACCAAGGTATGTATGATATTGCGTATCTGCGCTGTATTCCCAATCTGGTGATGATGGCACCCAAAGACGAAGCGGAATTGCAACGTATGGTAGTAACTGGCGTTAACCATACAAGTGGACCAATTGCCATGCGTTACCCCCGTGGTAACGGTTACGGTGTTCCTTTGATGGAAGAAGGCTGGGAACCTTTAGAAATTGGTAAAGCAGAAATTCTGCGTAACGGTGATGATGTGTTACTCATCGGTTACGGGACTATGGTATATCCCAGTATGCAAGTTGCGGAAATTCTCAGCGAACATGGCATTGAAGCCACTGTGATTAATGCTCGTTTTGTCAAGCCTTTGGATACAGAATTAATTTTGCCTTTGGCGAAGCAAATCGGCCGGGTTGTCACTTTGGAAGAAGGTTGTGTAATGGGTGGTTTTGGTTCGGCTGTGGCGGAAGCATTACTAGATGCAGATGTTGTGGTTCCTGTCAAGCGGATTGGTGTACCAGATATATTGGTAGACCATGCGACACCTGATGAATCTAAGGCGGAATTAGGTTTAACGAGTCGTCAAATAGCGGAAAGAGTAATGGCTGCTTTCTTTGCAAAGCAAGCATCTCCTGTTGTCTAG